In Parabacteroides sp. FAFU027, the following proteins share a genomic window:
- a CDS encoding RICIN domain-containing protein — MKKLVLIFVLGLIPFTTFAWPGMPLPALHVEGRYLKDPCGNNINLHGVAITPSPWFNGCASGTCRWDNYDIQGCLNYNNAVMDKLTSTSQGWYLNYIRLHIDPYWTNNPGTSTTGESDISQFNYNRLVTYTNSVIIPLINHARDRGMYVILRPPGVCPQTIAANDAYYNYLVTVWTYLSQNSALKNAPNVMFELANEPVVIKASDGTYGNDDQKYYDALKNFFQPIVNLIRNNGANNVVWVPGLGYQSLYRGLANNPVTGNNIGYAVHVYPGYWGVGLNDAANYQNAWNAHIAPVANIAPIAITETDWAPTQYGVFGKGGLTSGFGNKLKQLIDASGNVSWNVLMPEDLINNGDPSGGIAFNNDPEACANPVYSWFKAYATSNTPASACSLENNGVYEIEIQTDPGKVLDLYNGTDANGTVIRPWDRNGASAQQWKAIDAGNGYWRFVSMASATNRCIDLYTANPSNGTQIKLWDYYNNDAQAWKVTSLGGGYYQVLSKVAVGQGLTRGWDIPYCNMDGSQGMQLYDYIASSCQKYKFNYKTTLKSAMITTGVDATPASSVVIFPNPSVGGNFTITLQNVNDEDSYLSIYSIEGKKVYEREGLNAGDNYIQSALKAGIYIVKIKCGEKTSEVKLIVR; from the coding sequence ATGAAAAAACTGGTTTTGATCTTTGTTTTAGGACTAATTCCTTTTACAACTTTTGCGTGGCCTGGGATGCCATTACCTGCTTTACACGTGGAGGGGCGATATTTGAAAGACCCGTGTGGTAATAATATTAATTTGCATGGTGTTGCTATAACCCCCAGCCCTTGGTTTAATGGATGTGCAAGTGGAACATGCCGTTGGGATAATTATGATATTCAAGGGTGCTTAAACTATAATAATGCTGTTATGGATAAGCTTACTTCTACCTCTCAAGGCTGGTATCTAAATTATATCAGACTTCATATCGATCCCTATTGGACTAATAACCCGGGGACCTCAACAACCGGTGAAAGTGATATTTCGCAATTCAACTACAACAGGTTGGTTACATACACAAACAGTGTCATTATCCCGCTTATCAACCATGCCAGAGACAGGGGAATGTATGTAATTCTTCGTCCACCGGGTGTTTGCCCGCAAACGATAGCTGCAAACGATGCCTATTACAACTATCTGGTCACTGTATGGACTTATCTATCACAGAACTCGGCTTTGAAGAACGCACCAAATGTGATGTTTGAATTGGCAAACGAACCGGTCGTCATAAAGGCATCTGATGGAACATATGGTAACGACGACCAGAAATATTACGATGCGCTGAAAAACTTTTTCCAGCCGATTGTGAACTTGATACGGAACAATGGAGCGAATAATGTAGTTTGGGTTCCAGGTTTAGGTTATCAATCGCTCTATAGAGGGTTGGCTAATAATCCGGTTACCGGCAATAATATTGGTTATGCGGTACATGTCTATCCCGGTTATTGGGGAGTAGGGCTCAATGATGCTGCCAATTATCAAAATGCATGGAACGCTCACATAGCCCCTGTAGCCAATATTGCCCCCATTGCTATTACCGAAACAGACTGGGCTCCAACGCAATATGGCGTATTTGGAAAAGGCGGTCTTACCTCTGGTTTTGGTAATAAGTTGAAACAGTTGATAGATGCCTCAGGAAATGTTAGCTGGAATGTCCTTATGCCGGAAGACCTTATCAATAATGGTGATCCCAGTGGAGGCATAGCTTTCAATAATGATCCGGAGGCGTGTGCAAATCCGGTTTATTCCTGGTTCAAGGCCTATGCGACTTCCAATACACCTGCTTCGGCTTGCAGCCTCGAAAATAATGGGGTTTACGAGATCGAAATCCAGACAGACCCAGGTAAAGTTCTTGATCTTTATAACGGTACTGATGCCAATGGCACTGTCATTCGCCCCTGGGATAGAAATGGAGCAAGTGCACAGCAATGGAAAGCAATAGATGCTGGAAACGGTTACTGGCGATTTGTCTCAATGGCAAGCGCTACAAATCGTTGTATCGATCTTTATACCGCTAATCCGTCAAATGGGACACAAATCAAATTGTGGGATTATTACAATAATGACGCTCAGGCATGGAAAGTCACCAGTCTTGGAGGCGGTTATTATCAGGTGTTGTCAAAGGTGGCGGTCGGTCAGGGGCTAACCCGCGGTTGGGATATTCCTTATTGCAATATGGATGGTTCGCAGGGAATGCAACTTTACGATTATATTGCCTCATCGTGTCAGAAATATAAGTTTAATTACAAAACAACCCTAAAATCTGCAATGATAACTACAGGGGTTGATGCAACACCGGCCTCTTCTGTTGTGATTTTCCCGAACCCTTCAGTCGGTGGTAATTTTACCATCACATTGCAAAATGTAAATGATGAAGACTCCTACTTAAGTATTTATTCTATAGAGGGGAAGAAGGTATATGAACGGGAAGGCTTAAATGCAGGGGATAACTACATACAGTCAGCCCTTAAAGCAGGAATTTACATTGTAAAGATAAAATGTGGCGAGAAGACTTCTGAGGTAAAATTAATCGTACGGTAA